DNA from Garra rufa chromosome 5, GarRuf1.0, whole genome shotgun sequence:
AGAACATTTCATAGTCACTTTTCTTTGGGTATTTGTTTTTTTCTCCTGCAGTATGTGGACCACATTAAACTGTGCACCAAATTCAGAACACCTTGCAGATTTCACGTTGTAGGCTGTGATATGACGGtaagtaatattatttttttctgtgtccTTTGGACTTTAGAATCATTTCGGTTCCActctagaaggaaaaactatgcattaagagtcagtggtgtaaacttttgaacagaatgaagatgtgtatatttttcttatttcgtCTAAATACCATAatatcaaatacacaaaaatgctaaaaacaaacaaaaacaaagaatttgtggaacctgaagaatttttctaaagaacagcaggcagttcaactgttcaggaaaagggactcatgaacaactaaaactgaaaaaaaaaaacacagctatggattattaaggtaacaacacagtattataaatcaaatgtatgtaaacttttgaacggggtcatttttataaattcaactattattttctcttgtggactatatgtaaacatcttttatgttaaatatcttattcaggtcagtactaaataaaaaataatctgtattttgtatgatgcctgttattttagtaaaataatttagatttagcagattctgcaaattgtatgtaaacttttgacctcaactgtataatttTTAACATCAGGCTCTCTGATTGCTTGTAGGTGGAAAAGGAGAAGATCCATGACCATGAGCAAGCCTGTTCCTACGAGCACTTAAACCTCCTATTGCACTTCATCATGGGCATCAAGGTGAACTTGGAGAGTCTTCAGCCTCAGAGTCTGGAACTGGCCAGCCATAAGATCCACGAGCTGCATCAGTCTCTGCGGGATCTGGAGCTGAAGATGGGCCAGCTGAGTGGAGCAGGGGCTCCCGTGCAGGGGGCCTGTGCACCGCTGCTGCTGCCGCCGCCGGCTCCGACGCTGGGTACGTCTTTCACCCCACTCCCTACAGCCGTTGGGGCAGCCTTGGAACTGCAGCTACACAGCGAGAAGACCAAAGTGGCGGAGCTCAGTCGGCGCTGTCAGGAGCTGGAGCTGAAGGTAAGCACCTTTGAGAACATTGTCTGCGTGCTCAACCGTGAGATGGAGCGCTCCGCCACCACCATGGAGGCCTATAACCGTCAACACCGGCTTGACCAGGACAAGATTGAGATACTCAACAACAAGGTAAAGCATTTGATGTAAAGCAGATACAATGTATTTGTAGCCTGAGGTATAGTTTCCTTCactaccagattttttttttatgcaggtACGGCAGTTGGAGAGGACCGTAGGCCTTAGGGATCTCTCCATCGTGGAGATGGAGGCGAAGATGAGGGAGATGTCCGCTGCCACTTATGATGGCGTATTTGTATGGAAGATCTCCGACTTCTCGAAGAAGAGACAAGATGCTGTAGCCGGACGCGCACCTGCTATGTTCTCGCCTGGTATTTAgtctattttgtgtattttacttTTACAGTttcatattaattattaaaaaagtgtGAGAGATTGCTTGTGTATGCTCATGATGTATGGCATCTCACTCCAATGATCCCTGTTGTGTTTTGCAGCATTTTACACAAGCAAATATGGCTATAAGATGTGTTTGCGCATCTATCTGAATGGGGATGGGACAGGACGTGGTACTCACTTGTCTCTGTTCTTCGTGGTGATGAGGGGACACAGTGATGCCTTGCTTAAGTGGCCTTTCAATCAGAAGGTCAGTCTGATCAACTTCTAACATTGTGTGTCTGACCATTTTTTTGACCATTAATGGAATCCTGATagacttttaaaattttaatcaaTAGTGCTGCTTTAATTAATATattcaaaattatataaatgcAATTTGTGGTGTGACTCCCCAATAACCAGCtgatattaatacatttaaaaaaagaaaagaaaaaattacttgaaaaaaatagtgctgtcaaaatgagcgtgttaaagggatagttcacccaaaaatgaaaatttgatgtttatctactTAACCCCAGGGCACctaagatgtaggttacttttcttcagtagaacacaaacaaagatttttaactcaaactgttgcagtctgtcagtcatataatagcagtcaatgggaccccTGGCTtttagagtcaaaaaaacatacacagacaaaaccaaattaaactctgtggtttgtgacgatacattgaggtgttaagacacaaaacgatcggtctgtgcaagaaactgaagagtatttaaattatttttttttacctctgatccaccgcaacattCAACTGTATtaagcgcgttcacaacagccttcagatgagatgttgtcaggccatatgtgaccctggaccacaaaaccagtcttaagtcgctggggtatatttgtagcaatagccaaaaatacatagtatgggtcaaaatgattgatttttcttttatgccaaaaatcattaggaaattaagtaaagatcatgttccatgaagattttttgtaaaattcctactataaatatatcaaaatgtaatttttgattagtaatatgcattgctaagaacttaatttgaagaactttaaaggtgattttctcagcattttgatttttttgcaccctcagattccagattttcaaatagatgtatctcggccaaatatggtcctatcctaacaaaccatacatcaatagaaagcttatttattgagctttcatatgatgtatatatctcagttttgtaaaatttaaccttatgactggttttgtggtccagggtcacatatgtcagtaAAAACTAATTTACCTGTCCTCTCAGCCGTTATACTGTGCTCGTGGCATGTGCGCTTCCATTGCACACATAAATATGACAGTgcacagaagctacagaagatacttgcatgtttcccagaagacaaaataagttcatttttacctttatcttcaaattcaaaaagtttttacccccagctcttaatgcattgtgtgtatttcattttatattaaagCGCAAATGGAACTACGAGCATGTGTGTCAGATCCACGTCACGTTCAGTAGAAGTGGCTCtaaaagtaatagcagccaaataacctaataacccagctgTTATATCTATTGatgaaatcaataacttttgtagctttaaaaAGTACCTATTATGtgaaattcacttttacatgttgtaaAAGTGAATAAATGTGTGTCGGCAGTGTGTGTACAACACCACcctataattataaaaatgtgccttctcctttattttttaaatccctAAAAATCATGACCAGCGTCTCAGGGCTTACTGATCACAGAATCTGTAAAGTGTGACATCTTACTTTACCAGCCGCACCCACGATTGTCGACTGACATTGCCATATTAGCAGAGTCATTGCCCTGAGCGAGCCGCACACACATCTGATATGTTTATCTACACACCAGAGCATTAAAATCAGCTTTCAAGTATGAAACATCATCTTATTAGAGCTATAGAAGTTGTTCAGTTCAGAGaagtgagtgattttctgcttttattttattatttgggtCATATTAACAGCGTAGTCCCAAACAGCAGTATAGGTACTGTATGTTACGCTGTTGTCACATACACCGATTTAATGTAAACATGTgaattctttcccagctgtttaccttcacagacataacggACTGTGTTTTCACACCTTATTCGTGTTTTTAATATAAgcttgtgtgtgaaagagaacttagtttagtactcaagTGCGTGTGACAGCCGCTACCTGACTGtgtgcttcagatgtgtgtgTCCAGAAAAATGTATATCAGaaatttaaactgatatggctttaaaacgctTGATTTCAGCATGAtatacatgataatcaaaaccaaacagatgttttttggcagagatCTGAGATACGAGCTAAAATAGCACAGCCCTGTTCTGGAAAAGAGGGTGGGGAGCAGCAgttaatttgcatttaaagagacatggacTAAAACAGCCTGTTTCTGCATCCACTCAAAGTAGTAATTTTAGCAATTGTCCTTGttgaagggcacaggtaaataatgggtttacgtgaagatttttttttttttaaagtaatgaatgttaaaattgatagctctcaattatacggTAATGTTGAACGGCTGTAGTCAATAGTTAAATATTAGgtaaaaataacaatttcctagagacatcagtaatattggtatctgtgatactcaccttcagtgtaaaaaaagttaacaaatattaaaaatgtaccatactaatattctttaaaatactataaaatattCTTTATGTTTCCACAGTAATTTGAAGAtagaatgtgaaattattgcaattataaaagtatatttaaaaacttaaatgttagatgggattaatcatgattaatttcagaaaaaatgtgcaattattattttttttgttaatcgattgacagcactaaaaaaCACTTAGACCTTTAATGTGTTTAGGGTGTAAGGAAAATATATAATCATTATAAATCGTTATTGGGGTtggtaaaattttattttatactctaatgctcatcaaagctgcatttatttattaaaaatacagtaaaatcactaATAATtcatagtaataatatttcacaataactctttaattttaatatatatttttaatgtatttttattcctgtgatggcagagGTGAttttactctagtctttagtgtcacatggtccATCAGAAGTTACTCTTATatatgatttggtgctcaaaccttttttttttttgtattatcaaaccttttttttttttgtattttgcaacataatgtctttactgtaattttttaaatgttcttatgtatagaattattaatttattttaaaaaacttgcCCCAAATTTTAAATGATACTTTTacgtttttgttttcatttgatgGTTAccacaacaaaaacattttttatactaTTTTCAAGAAACATTAAATGTCAACCGTGTGACACCAACATGAATACAA
Protein-coding regions in this window:
- the traf2a gene encoding TNF receptor-associated factor 2, which translates into the protein MAAQEPSPPSSLEGNKPGFPKKILANKLEDKHLCNICLKILRRPFQAQCGHRFCSYCFNKAVSSGPQKCSACIKEDIFEEPTSILKQGCAFPDNAAKREVEALEAVCINEECSWTGTIKEYEANHEGKCDFRILPCPLCKELLRANELERHNERECPERTLNCKYCKEPFHFKNIKAHDEICPKYPMICEGCAKKKIPREKYVDHIKLCTKFRTPCRFHVVGCDMTVEKEKIHDHEQACSYEHLNLLLHFIMGIKVNLESLQPQSLELASHKIHELHQSLRDLELKMGQLSGAGAPVQGACAPLLLPPPAPTLGTSFTPLPTAVGAALELQLHSEKTKVAELSRRCQELELKVSTFENIVCVLNREMERSATTMEAYNRQHRLDQDKIEILNNKVRQLERTVGLRDLSIVEMEAKMREMSAATYDGVFVWKISDFSKKRQDAVAGRAPAMFSPAFYTSKYGYKMCLRIYLNGDGTGRGTHLSLFFVVMRGHSDALLKWPFNQKVTLMLLDQNNREHIIDAFRPDISSSSFQRPVSDMNIASGCPLFCPLPKLDSKNSYIRDDTIFIKAIVDLTGL